A genomic stretch from Legionella adelaidensis includes:
- a CDS encoding phage integrase N-terminal domain-containing protein: MRKYSLRQAAKRYLKLESQGSYTEKKQRYYVIQKMVDDLFRIGEVPNTWQSLETQHVKNLVKFWKKNGLKDTTIMRHMTIIRSFLRNIQCTASGIDNQSLQLYRPKVKKSHLELQSNIWESFAESVPRLILALQTQFGLTFSESILTKPGIHTKDCKLWITREISFNSLDRIIPIRNEVQKEILADLSNLTNNLNLLNYLGYNQIRMDWNNALIKHSLPTNKSWRYLYARQMYKYLLPILGNYQTYIALHAEMGIKSRNTLWSYLNE; the protein is encoded by the coding sequence ATGAGAAAATATTCCCTAAGACAAGCCGCAAAACGCTACTTAAAGCTTGAAAGTCAAGGAAGCTATACGGAGAAAAAACAACGATACTATGTCATCCAAAAAATGGTTGATGATTTATTTCGTATTGGTGAGGTTCCTAATACATGGCAAAGCTTAGAGACTCAGCACGTTAAAAACTTAGTAAAGTTTTGGAAAAAAAATGGCTTGAAGGATACAACCATCATGCGCCATATGACCATCATTCGCAGTTTTTTACGAAATATTCAGTGCACAGCATCTGGTATAGATAATCAATCCCTACAATTATATCGACCCAAAGTTAAAAAAAGTCACTTAGAGTTGCAATCTAATATTTGGGAGTCCTTTGCAGAGAGTGTTCCCCGCTTAATACTGGCCTTACAAACACAATTTGGTTTAACCTTTAGTGAGTCAATCCTTACCAAGCCAGGAATTCATACTAAAGACTGCAAACTCTGGATAACCCGAGAAATTTCCTTTAATTCTTTGGATCGTATAATTCCTATTAGAAATGAAGTGCAAAAAGAAATTCTAGCGGACTTATCCAACCTTACAAACAACCTCAATCTATTAAATTACCTGGGCTACAACCAAATTCGTATGGATTGGAATAACGCGCTTATTAAGCACTCTTTACCAACAAATAAATCTTGGCGTTACCTTTATGCCAGACAAATGTATAAATATCTCCTGCCCATCCTAGGTAATTATCAGACCTACATAGCCCTACATGCTGAAATGGGAATTAAATCTCGAAATACTCTATGGTCATACCTAAATGAGTAA
- a CDS encoding TolC family protein: MKASCFLRGVVITLHLCWGGTTFAISQNRPLTLTEAEHLAIATSPELQRLKSVSSALRQQSIAEGQLPDPQLTAGAINVPTDSFSFTQDEMTMVQIGVQQQFARGRSLKMKSQQTRSLAKAELIKANEQTLTLLRNVRETWLELYYWTEALRVIRLNQSLYKELLKVTESQYSTGKINPMSCKLSWNYLD; the protein is encoded by the coding sequence ATGAAAGCAAGCTGTTTTCTCCGAGGGGTTGTTATAACACTTCATCTCTGCTGGGGAGGAACAACGTTTGCTATTTCACAAAATAGACCATTGACTCTAACCGAGGCAGAACACCTGGCAATTGCTACCTCGCCTGAGCTGCAACGTTTGAAATCTGTTAGTTCAGCTCTAAGGCAACAATCTATCGCTGAAGGCCAATTACCAGACCCTCAATTAACCGCTGGTGCTATTAATGTCCCCACGGATTCCTTTAGTTTTACTCAAGATGAAATGACAATGGTACAAATCGGTGTGCAACAACAATTTGCACGCGGTCGTTCATTAAAAATGAAATCCCAGCAGACCCGCTCCCTGGCAAAAGCAGAATTAATTAAAGCAAATGAGCAAACGCTTACCTTGCTACGAAATGTACGGGAAACGTGGTTAGAGCTGTATTATTGGACTGAAGCTTTACGTGTTATTCGCCTTAATCAATCCTTATATAAAGAGTTACTAAAAGTAACCGAATCTCAATACAGCACAGGCAAAATCAATCCGATGTCGTGCAAGCTCAGTTGGAATTATCTGGACTGA
- a CDS encoding conjugal transfer protein TraG N-terminal domain-containing protein: MIVFNPLSLYTTYLGWQQYEVLFSALWQTGLLYLGFLAVGFRFLKNVLNPAGAFYAVEHALNNFLYELAVTFLICALFIYPCVPLQTKALQFKPICGMKSPTTAVIGDSGTTYDEAFADLITNDVRIPIGFAIIQNFTSSLTYGLMKVTGCTDSLQSIQGDLVSTYLPSDIRKQALQFHRQCFIEARTQFNSEKHENSELESMLKRYGGEEDLNWMGSKIFQKMYYNKLHARQPVPGFTFNQAPNQNLKKAANRGDIKPEQLPEDGYPSCQQWWNQIRRDLVQVSNHASFFNRHLNYYAMLDRVKKYKATHPKAWKANISAEDYIAKMLLNESKDIQTNAVKNLMDNNNSKVGSAITHTLVNAGQWVKSWTVTPLKRESVMQTLPVMQAFFMFFLIILTPLVLSLSCYSPKALGSICALFVMVIFLQYLWHLVGFIERSVLDPLGENETVAAMKNMAVIFYFIAPVLLLRLSSHFGGAASSGLMDLVSAGDSHSDQMTNTGIQVAKTGAKIASGVVR; encoded by the coding sequence ATGATAGTTTTTAACCCCTTGTCACTCTATACCACCTATCTTGGATGGCAACAGTATGAAGTACTATTTAGTGCTCTTTGGCAAACAGGACTTTTATATCTAGGCTTTCTTGCGGTTGGATTTCGTTTTCTTAAAAATGTGCTTAACCCTGCAGGAGCTTTTTATGCTGTTGAACATGCTTTAAATAATTTCCTGTATGAGCTAGCAGTTACATTTTTAATTTGCGCCCTATTTATATACCCGTGCGTGCCTCTGCAAACAAAAGCTTTACAATTTAAACCGATATGTGGAATGAAAAGTCCCACAACGGCTGTTATTGGTGATAGTGGTACTACTTATGATGAAGCATTTGCTGATTTAATAACCAATGACGTAAGAATCCCCATTGGCTTTGCCATCATCCAAAATTTTACTTCTAGCCTCACCTACGGTTTGATGAAAGTCACCGGCTGTACCGATAGTTTGCAATCGATACAGGGGGATTTAGTCTCCACTTATTTACCCAGTGATATACGCAAACAAGCGCTTCAATTTCACCGTCAATGTTTTATTGAAGCAAGAACGCAGTTTAATAGTGAAAAACACGAAAATAGTGAATTAGAGTCCATGCTTAAACGTTATGGTGGAGAGGAAGATTTAAATTGGATGGGTTCTAAAATCTTCCAAAAAATGTATTACAACAAACTGCACGCTCGCCAACCAGTTCCAGGATTTACTTTTAACCAAGCACCAAATCAAAACTTAAAAAAAGCAGCTAACCGGGGCGATATTAAACCTGAACAACTTCCTGAAGATGGCTATCCTAGCTGCCAGCAATGGTGGAATCAAATTCGTCGCGATCTAGTGCAGGTTTCAAACCATGCGAGCTTTTTTAATCGCCATCTAAATTATTATGCAATGCTTGATCGGGTTAAGAAGTATAAAGCAACCCACCCCAAAGCCTGGAAGGCGAACATCAGTGCTGAAGACTACATTGCAAAAATGTTACTAAATGAAAGCAAAGATATACAAACCAATGCAGTAAAAAATTTAATGGATAATAATAACAGTAAAGTAGGTTCCGCCATTACACACACCTTAGTAAATGCTGGGCAATGGGTTAAATCATGGACGGTGACCCCTCTTAAAAGAGAGTCGGTTATGCAAACATTGCCCGTTATGCAGGCCTTTTTCATGTTTTTTTTAATAATCCTCACCCCTTTAGTCCTTTCATTGAGCTGCTACAGTCCAAAAGCTTTAGGAAGTATTTGTGCTTTATTTGTAATGGTTATTTTTCTACAGTATCTCTGGCACTTGGTTGGATTTATTGAACGTTCAGTGCTAGATCCCCTCGGAGAGAATGAGACAGTAGCCGCCATGAAAAATATGGCAGTTATCTTTTATTTTATAGCACCAGTACTTCTACTTAGATTATCGAGTCATTTTGGAGGTGCGGCTAGTTCAGGATTAATGGATTTAGTTAGTGCAGGTGATAGCCATAGCGACCAAATGACAAACACTGGAATTCAAGTGGCTAAAACAGGAGCAAAGATTGCCTCAGGAGTAGTTCGGTGA
- the traD gene encoding type IV conjugative transfer system coupling protein TraD, with amino-acid sequence MKDYPINNLLREPSEIWAAITFFSMAILIYVHPYYFLLTYQMSRYALFSLSVMGIYRAYQAWKVKRYHKRLLAMPTYSLSSVQIPVSKNWLFLGKGFRWRPSHTQKLHQIKQVKNEKFMQRKKFYQTVRGFCQKYENNRLTKLLNSSSRLNPFRPDPPVGGSPFLHGVGEEDKPIYIPQDVRVGHTFVVGTTRVGKTRLASILINQDIRNGDAVIVVDPKGDQELVRDMIAACEISGRNNDFKIVHLGFPDKSARYNPLKNFDQISEVATRITDAISAEGEGKQFAAFAWKYVNIVAICLEEMKQEITYQSIAFYISRLDQLLMKYADSILPSHYPNYHFQIDEIIEEHDSKIGKNNKTKSRMERHQAVIEYVKSHIHKTIKNNNAEALHDQILIDLYDAAIMDKHYYDKITASVGPVLSEINKSNASKILSSRAELGDIELMDVIKNKKVLYIGLDSLTNPNIAQAVGKAFLSDLVSTAGKIYKEPNARYTLNLHCDELSEIIQDSFVKILNKAGGAGFQVTAYAQTIQDMEVALGSKAKAEVSEGNFNTLIMMRVKNEETANLLVKVLPQVGVIGHTQVSMVNDTPHGEDGVYFNTTNEDRVQTSSVPMIGVDDIISLPKGQAFVLVNGGEVFKIRVPLQV; translated from the coding sequence TTGAAAGATTACCCTATTAATAATTTATTGCGCGAACCTTCAGAGATTTGGGCGGCAATAACTTTCTTCTCCATGGCAATACTCATTTATGTTCATCCCTATTATTTTCTTCTAACCTATCAAATGAGTAGATATGCACTATTTTCGCTATCAGTAATGGGAATATATCGAGCCTACCAAGCGTGGAAGGTTAAGCGATATCATAAAAGGCTCTTGGCCATGCCAACCTATTCTTTATCTTCCGTCCAAATTCCTGTATCAAAAAACTGGTTATTTCTCGGTAAAGGATTCCGCTGGCGACCAAGCCACACCCAGAAACTGCATCAAATAAAACAGGTAAAGAATGAAAAATTTATGCAAAGAAAAAAATTTTATCAAACGGTTAGAGGATTTTGCCAAAAATACGAAAATAACCGTTTAACCAAGCTGCTAAATAGCAGTTCAAGACTTAATCCTTTTAGACCAGACCCACCAGTGGGTGGAAGTCCTTTTCTCCATGGAGTCGGTGAAGAGGATAAACCGATTTATATACCCCAAGATGTGCGTGTAGGTCATACGTTTGTAGTGGGAACCACGCGAGTAGGGAAAACAAGACTAGCCAGTATTCTTATTAATCAGGATATTAGAAATGGAGATGCAGTAATCGTTGTGGATCCTAAAGGCGACCAGGAGTTAGTACGAGATATGATTGCAGCCTGTGAAATATCGGGGAGAAATAATGATTTTAAAATAGTTCATCTGGGGTTTCCTGATAAATCAGCGCGCTACAATCCACTCAAAAACTTTGATCAAATAAGTGAAGTAGCGACTCGTATAACTGATGCTATTTCTGCCGAAGGAGAAGGAAAGCAATTCGCAGCCTTTGCTTGGAAATACGTCAATATTGTTGCTATCTGCTTGGAGGAAATGAAGCAAGAAATCACTTACCAATCGATAGCATTTTATATCAGTAGGCTTGATCAGTTGCTTATGAAATATGCAGACTCTATTTTGCCTAGCCATTATCCAAACTACCACTTTCAAATCGACGAAATTATTGAAGAACACGATAGTAAAATTGGAAAAAATAACAAAACAAAATCACGGATGGAACGACATCAGGCAGTTATTGAATACGTCAAAAGCCACATTCATAAAACCATCAAAAATAACAATGCCGAAGCCCTCCACGATCAAATTTTAATCGATTTGTATGATGCAGCTATCATGGATAAGCACTATTATGACAAAATCACTGCTAGCGTTGGTCCAGTGTTATCTGAAATTAATAAAAGCAATGCTTCCAAAATTCTGTCTTCAAGGGCTGAGCTTGGAGATATTGAATTAATGGATGTAATTAAAAACAAGAAAGTCCTCTATATAGGATTAGATAGTTTAACAAACCCCAATATTGCCCAAGCAGTTGGAAAAGCTTTTCTTTCTGATTTGGTTTCTACAGCAGGAAAAATCTACAAGGAACCCAATGCTCGTTATACTCTAAATCTGCACTGTGATGAATTATCAGAAATTATCCAAGATTCCTTTGTTAAAATTCTCAATAAGGCAGGTGGAGCAGGATTCCAAGTTACTGCTTATGCGCAAACCATTCAGGATATGGAAGTGGCTTTGGGCTCTAAAGCAAAAGCTGAAGTTTCTGAAGGTAACTTTAATACCCTTATTATGATGCGAGTGAAAAATGAAGAAACTGCAAATCTTTTAGTTAAAGTTCTCCCTCAAGTGGGTGTAATTGGCCATACTCAGGTTTCTATGGTTAATGATACCCCTCATGGAGAGGACGGGGTTTACTTTAATACTACAAATGAAGACCGCGTTCAGACGTCTTCTGTACCTATGATTGGAGTGGATGATATTATTTCTTTGCCTAAAGGGCAGGCTTTTGTTTTAGTAAATGGAGGAGAAGTCTTTAAGATTAGGGTGCCTCTTCAGGTGTAA
- a CDS encoding phage integrase N-terminal domain-containing protein: MSKSKLKSAQFSINESLKEIKGYSFASKADMRHILNRCIKDLHEKGFKVAHIKGLKSKHIHILLEQWKSVGKNPATMKNYLSKLRKIAVVLNKPDLVKPNNDAYKIAKRSYIPTYNKAILNPDFSLCKDPLIRLSLEAQFLFGLRREESMKLIISDAWRGGHLIIKPSWTKGGIGRTLDITSNEQKQWLDKAIRQIPRGHSLIPHNKTYKQHLRHYQTQTEKMGLKKCHGLRHAYAQRRYEEITRCLSSNNQPFRCPISGGIPTKNLKGEMKSIDRQAREIISRELGHCRLAITKIYLG, translated from the coding sequence ATGAGTAAATCCAAGCTAAAAAGCGCACAATTTTCAATAAACGAGTCTCTGAAAGAGATTAAAGGCTACTCTTTTGCCAGCAAGGCGGACATGCGCCATATTTTAAATCGCTGTATTAAAGATTTGCATGAGAAAGGCTTTAAAGTCGCGCATATCAAAGGACTAAAATCCAAACACATTCATATACTGCTAGAGCAATGGAAGTCCGTAGGTAAAAATCCTGCTACTATGAAAAATTATTTATCCAAATTACGAAAAATTGCAGTGGTATTGAACAAACCTGATTTGGTAAAACCAAATAATGACGCTTATAAGATAGCCAAACGTAGCTATATCCCTACCTACAATAAAGCAATTTTAAATCCTGATTTTTCGCTATGTAAGGATCCATTGATTCGCCTTTCTCTAGAAGCTCAATTTTTATTCGGGTTACGACGAGAAGAGTCTATGAAACTCATTATTAGTGACGCCTGGCGAGGAGGCCATTTAATTATTAAGCCTAGTTGGACTAAAGGAGGGATTGGAAGAACACTAGATATTACCAGTAATGAGCAAAAACAGTGGCTAGATAAAGCCATTCGGCAAATACCTCGCGGGCATTCGTTAATTCCCCATAATAAAACATACAAGCAACACTTAAGGCATTATCAAACGCAAACAGAAAAGATGGGGTTAAAAAAATGTCATGGTCTTAGACACGCTTACGCTCAAAGGCGCTACGAGGAAATTACCCGATGCTTATCCTCAAACAATCAACCTTTTCGATGCCCAATTTCTGGGGGTATTCCTACAAAAAATTTAAAAGGGGAAATGAAAAGTATCGATCGACAAGCGCGTGAAATCATTAGTAGAGAACTTGGACATTGTCGGTTAGCTATTACAAAAATTTATTTAGGTTAG
- a CDS encoding integrating conjugative element protein, with protein sequence MLKNFMVLISLFPSLLIAGNFMPSESDYYYELGGTSNLFVPPVNKDQTITIGADVDGRLGFSCSGFNPVVSITNTFQDLKNSVVNIPAGVINNLKGSVAGYPLYKLQQSMPALYNVLQNTASFAQNEFSLKVKDCYEVKESLEDNQSPMEGLLSVSDSQGWLEAYKRSKMENVDITQAAKSIAKKRDEYGLPWIGHEKGNAGGKFQRPIKVINDVVIAGYNILLERKPLDSLDKPSVKNPMTQSWPKPMDAANWAVKVLGDIKVSTSDNKQNHDAKAGIGLSALLQSCVNANTCSQNIAKALWKLVDGSWALTEENLNKVSASNLLITDEVIITIQHMPREEQLLTVSKLAEEIAVQNMLDKALMMRRILQAGLQVQEVQNLKPAQNMVLFALKKLDSDIHSLSFENDVRKKMMTETLGTVMETRHQGQNKNIPGQDREQPMVKNGAIYVQEKGA encoded by the coding sequence ATGCTAAAAAACTTTATGGTTCTTATTTCCCTTTTCCCATCCTTACTTATTGCCGGTAATTTTATGCCTAGCGAATCAGATTATTACTATGAACTTGGTGGTACTTCGAATTTATTTGTACCCCCAGTAAACAAAGACCAAACTATTACTATAGGTGCTGATGTTGATGGTCGGCTTGGCTTTTCTTGTAGTGGATTTAATCCGGTAGTTTCTATAACCAATACATTTCAGGACTTAAAAAATTCTGTTGTTAATATTCCTGCTGGGGTCATTAACAATTTAAAAGGATCCGTTGCAGGATATCCGCTTTATAAACTACAACAATCTATGCCAGCGCTTTATAACGTTTTACAAAATACAGCCTCTTTCGCACAAAATGAATTTTCTCTTAAAGTTAAAGATTGCTATGAGGTGAAAGAGTCCCTCGAAGATAATCAATCACCCATGGAAGGACTGCTTTCAGTATCCGATAGCCAAGGATGGCTAGAGGCCTATAAACGCTCAAAAATGGAAAATGTGGATATAACCCAGGCTGCTAAAAGCATTGCTAAAAAGCGTGATGAATACGGCCTACCTTGGATTGGTCATGAAAAAGGAAACGCAGGCGGAAAATTTCAAAGACCAATTAAAGTCATTAATGATGTCGTTATTGCGGGTTATAACATCTTGCTTGAAAGAAAACCTTTAGATTCTTTAGACAAACCCTCTGTTAAAAACCCAATGACGCAAAGCTGGCCGAAACCAATGGATGCTGCTAATTGGGCAGTCAAAGTATTAGGGGATATAAAAGTAAGCACCAGTGACAATAAACAAAATCATGATGCCAAAGCGGGTATTGGTCTTTCAGCACTTCTACAGAGTTGCGTAAATGCGAATACATGTAGTCAAAATATTGCCAAAGCGCTTTGGAAATTAGTAGATGGAAGTTGGGCGCTTACCGAAGAAAATTTAAATAAAGTAAGCGCGTCTAATTTATTAATTACCGATGAAGTAATTATCACAATTCAACACATGCCAAGAGAAGAGCAACTCCTTACCGTATCAAAATTGGCAGAGGAAATTGCAGTACAAAACATGCTGGATAAAGCCTTAATGATGCGCAGGATTCTTCAAGCAGGATTACAAGTCCAAGAAGTGCAGAATTTGAAACCCGCACAAAATATGGTTCTCTTTGCCTTGAAGAAACTAGACAGTGATATTCATTCGTTATCTTTTGAAAACGATGTCCGAAAGAAAATGATGACCGAAACCCTTGGCACTGTTATGGAGACACGTCATCAAGGACAGAATAAGAACATTCCTGGACAAGATCGTGAACAACCCATGGTGAAAAATGGCGCGATTTATGTTCAAGAAAAGGGGGCATAA
- a CDS encoding GNAT family N-acetyltransferase — MIVIKKLSELHVDELALYLNHYQETTMFIRNNLCHSGITYQDGPFHGEYYGSFENNQLNGVLAHYWNGNVMMQAENFSALSALVDEFKLKKTRQIAGILGEDTQANFVIDKLGLQSSLFAINYQEKLFLLNLEKMTTPQAVHSYDCTLKTVDCEMDVIKEWLIAYHIEALGDDANNPKLEESIIYEIQDTQLSQYRWVLFVNNTPVSLCGFNANLPDIVQLGPVYTPPAFRNKGFARTAVYLCLKQAALKQVKRAILFTNDHSAIRSYKSLGFQEIGKYRLAILK; from the coding sequence ATGATTGTAATAAAAAAGCTGAGCGAATTGCATGTAGATGAATTGGCGTTATATCTCAATCATTATCAAGAAACGACCATGTTCATTAGAAACAATTTATGCCACTCGGGAATTACCTACCAAGATGGACCCTTCCACGGAGAATATTACGGCTCCTTTGAGAACAACCAACTGAATGGCGTTTTAGCGCATTATTGGAATGGTAACGTGATGATGCAAGCTGAAAATTTTTCTGCATTATCAGCATTAGTAGACGAATTCAAACTTAAAAAGACAAGGCAAATTGCCGGGATACTAGGTGAAGATACTCAAGCCAATTTTGTCATTGATAAACTGGGCTTACAATCATCCCTATTCGCAATTAATTATCAGGAAAAATTATTCTTACTTAATCTTGAAAAAATGACTACACCTCAAGCGGTTCATTCCTATGACTGCACGCTCAAAACAGTGGATTGTGAAATGGATGTCATTAAAGAATGGCTTATCGCTTATCATATAGAAGCGCTTGGAGACGATGCTAACAACCCCAAGCTTGAAGAATCCATTATTTATGAAATTCAAGATACGCAACTTAGTCAATATCGATGGGTTTTGTTTGTAAATAATACCCCTGTTTCATTATGTGGGTTTAATGCCAATCTACCTGATATTGTACAGCTAGGTCCGGTTTATACTCCTCCTGCTTTTAGAAATAAAGGATTTGCCAGAACCGCTGTGTATCTTTGCTTAAAGCAAGCCGCTTTAAAACAAGTCAAAAGAGCTATTTTGTTCACCAATGATCATTCTGCAATACGTTCTTATAAGTCACTTGGTTTTCAAGAAATAGGAAAATATCGACTGGCAATACTAAAATAA
- a CDS encoding antirestriction protein ArdA, giving the protein MEKPSIYVACLASYNNAILHGVWIDATQREEEIMEKIWSMLDCSSEPNAEEFAIHDYEGFGNIRIHEFEAISNILEYAAFIKKYGELGLALLEEYSIDDAQTMLEDNYQGCYFSEIDFASQLFDECYAHQLPEHVSCYLDYEAFARDLFISEYFSIEVSGKTHVFLT; this is encoded by the coding sequence ATGGAAAAACCTTCAATTTACGTTGCTTGTTTAGCCTCTTACAACAATGCCATTTTACATGGCGTCTGGATAGATGCTACTCAAAGGGAAGAGGAAATTATGGAAAAAATTTGGAGTATGCTTGATTGTAGCTCTGAACCAAATGCAGAAGAATTCGCTATTCATGATTATGAAGGCTTCGGCAATATCAGAATTCATGAGTTTGAGGCAATATCTAATATCCTAGAGTACGCAGCGTTTATTAAGAAATATGGTGAGTTGGGTCTTGCCCTTCTTGAGGAGTATTCAATAGACGATGCACAAACTATGCTAGAGGACAATTATCAGGGCTGTTACTTTTCTGAGATTGATTTTGCCAGTCAGTTATTTGATGAATGCTATGCACATCAACTTCCGGAGCATGTGAGCTGCTATCTTGATTATGAGGCTTTTGCTAGAGATCTTTTTATCAGCGAGTATTTTTCTATAGAAGTTAGTGGAAAAACGCATGTTTTTTTAACTTAG
- a CDS encoding aminoglycoside phosphotransferase family protein produces the protein MDKVKIDKNLVQKLIAEQYPQWLSLPIHPVTQGGWDNRTFHLGEEMVIRLPSDKEYEPQIKKEYQWLPWLSKQLSFQITQPIALGKPSPAYPWHWSINRWIEGESASRQNIQDIKCFAETLGKYLKEFQTLDATGGPLAGAQNFYRGSSIRAYDHEMQVAIPKIKNSLEQQLAASLWQQALSSGWRLKPVWVHGDIAVGNILVRNGRLRAIIDFGQLAVGDPACDLVIAWNFFSNEEREVFKNAVQLDNDTWIRALGWAFWKTLCWPIKGTDVREVLHEIYTDYDAIK, from the coding sequence ATGGATAAAGTAAAAATTGACAAAAACTTAGTCCAAAAGCTGATTGCCGAGCAATATCCACAATGGCTTTCACTGCCAATTCACCCAGTGACTCAAGGTGGCTGGGATAATCGTACGTTTCATCTAGGTGAAGAAATGGTGATTCGTTTGCCTAGCGATAAGGAGTATGAGCCACAAATAAAGAAAGAATATCAATGGTTGCCATGGCTTTCTAAACAACTCTCCTTTCAAATCACGCAACCTATTGCACTTGGAAAACCATCACCAGCTTATCCATGGCATTGGAGTATTAATCGCTGGATTGAAGGGGAGTCTGCTTCAAGACAGAATATTCAAGATATAAAATGTTTTGCAGAAACATTAGGAAAATATTTAAAAGAATTTCAAACTTTAGATGCTACAGGTGGACCTTTGGCCGGGGCACAGAACTTTTATAGGGGCAGTTCAATAAGGGCTTATGATCATGAAATGCAAGTTGCAATTCCTAAAATTAAAAACTCTCTTGAACAACAACTTGCAGCCTCATTATGGCAACAGGCACTTTCTTCTGGATGGCGCTTAAAGCCTGTTTGGGTTCACGGAGACATAGCCGTTGGAAATATTTTAGTTAGGAATGGAAGACTGCGCGCTATTATCGATTTCGGTCAGTTGGCTGTAGGTGATCCTGCGTGTGATTTGGTAATAGCATGGAATTTTTTCTCTAACGAAGAACGAGAGGTATTTAAAAATGCAGTTCAACTGGATAATGATACCTGGATACGAGCTTTAGGATGGGCATTTTGGAAAACCTTATGTTGGCCAATCAAAGGTACTGACGTAAGAGAAGTTTTGCATGAAATTTATACGGATTATGATGCAATTAAATAA
- a CDS encoding TolC family protein: MELSGLNNRAIQNQQQIEILKAQLGRWIGMKNASRPLVLSMPRWSMLPSFAILKKHLLKHPLLQADAANVEASCYEVAYAKEQYKPGWQFGISYGVREGRMPDGMPRSDMLTAQITMDLPLFTANRQDRLLSASLNRLNVSQFDRHTHFRDLMQALTTQYAVWQRLSEREHLYSNQLIPEAKQNTKAALLAYQNTTTELTAVLRAYSSQLTFQLEQIQLRVERLKTRATLLYLEGILS; the protein is encoded by the coding sequence TTGGAATTATCTGGACTGAATAATCGAGCTATTCAAAATCAGCAGCAAATCGAGATTTTGAAAGCACAACTAGGTCGGTGGATTGGAATGAAAAACGCTAGCCGCCCTTTAGTACTGTCGATGCCACGATGGTCCATGCTACCTTCTTTCGCTATACTAAAAAAACACTTACTCAAGCACCCCTTGTTACAAGCAGACGCTGCGAATGTAGAGGCGTCTTGTTATGAAGTCGCTTACGCTAAAGAGCAATATAAGCCGGGGTGGCAATTTGGTATAAGTTATGGCGTAAGAGAAGGAAGAATGCCAGATGGGATGCCACGTTCTGATATGTTAACTGCCCAAATCACCATGGACTTACCCTTGTTTACCGCCAATCGTCAAGATAGGTTATTAAGCGCCAGCTTAAATCGATTAAATGTAAGCCAATTCGACAGACATACCCATTTCCGTGATTTAATGCAAGCATTAACAACACAATATGCCGTGTGGCAGCGCCTTTCAGAGCGTGAACATTTATATAGTAATCAATTGATACCTGAAGCAAAGCAAAATACTAAAGCAGCGTTACTAGCTTATCAAAATACTACGACTGAATTAACTGCGGTATTGCGTGCTTATAGCAGTCAACTAACCTTTCAATTAGAACAAATTCAACTTAGGGTTGAGCGCTTAAAGACACGTGCCACCTTGCTCTATCTCGAAGGAATCCTATCATGA